One region of Macadamia integrifolia cultivar HAES 741 chromosome 11, SCU_Mint_v3, whole genome shotgun sequence genomic DNA includes:
- the LOC122093607 gene encoding protein LIGHT-DEPENDENT SHORT HYPOCOTYLS 4-like, with protein MDAIPATAESSNSENNIANTSATAISSSSSSSAPVSPSRYENQKRRDWNTFGQYLRNHRPPLSLARCSGAHVLEFLRYLDQFGKTKVHTQICPFFGHPNPPAPCPCPLRQAWGSLDALIGRLRAAFEENGGKPEANPFGARAVRLYLREVRELQAKARGISYEKKKRKRPPQQQQQPPHQLAPPQPGTS; from the coding sequence ATGGATGCAATTCCAGCAACAGCAGAGAGCTCCAACTCAGAGAATAACATAGCCAACACCTCGGCTACAGcaatctcttcctcctcttcttcctcagcTCCAGTCTCTCCAAGCAGATATGAAAACCAGAAGCGTCGAGACTGGAACACTTTTGGGCAATACCTAAGGAATCATAGACCACCACTCTCACTAGCCCGGTGCAGTGGTGCCCATGTCCTTGAATTCCTCCGATACCTAGACCAATTCGGCAAGACCAAAGTCCACACCCAAATCTGCCCTTTCTTTGGCCATCCTAACCCACCAGCTCCCTGTCCATGCCCTCTTCGACAAGCCTGGGGAAGCCTAGATGCCCTCATCGGTCGTCTCCGAGCTGCCTTTGAAGAGAACGGTGGGAAACCAGAAGCCAACCCATTTGGTGCTCGAGCTGTTAGGCTTTACTTAAGGGAGGTTCGTGAGTTGCAGGCTAAGGCAAGGGGGATTAGCTATGAGAAAAAGAAGCGAAAGCGGCCCccacaacagcagcagcagccccCCCACCAATTGGCACCTCCACAACCAGGAACTTCATAA